From Domibacillus sp. DTU_2020_1001157_1_SI_ALB_TIR_016, a single genomic window includes:
- a CDS encoding thioesterase family protein — protein MFISEAQVEVRYAETDAMQVVYHGQYVVWFEIGRTQLIKDLGFHYADMERAGFVSPVTDIQLSYKRPFRYGERALVRTWIQSHTGIRTTYGYEIVNEAGDVCVIGSSVHTVVDKETFRPVKFKKAFPEWHEVYEKEKKEK, from the coding sequence TTGTTTATTTCAGAAGCGCAAGTAGAAGTTCGATATGCGGAAACCGATGCCATGCAGGTTGTGTATCATGGCCAGTATGTTGTTTGGTTTGAAATTGGACGAACCCAGCTCATTAAAGATTTAGGCTTTCATTACGCCGATATGGAAAGAGCCGGATTTGTTTCCCCGGTAACCGATATCCAGCTTTCCTATAAGCGGCCGTTTCGTTACGGAGAGAGGGCGCTTGTTCGAACATGGATCCAATCACATACAGGCATTCGCACTACATACGGCTACGAAATTGTGAACGAAGCAGGCGATGTTTGTGTAATCGGCTCAAGCGTACATACCGTCGTAGACAAGGAAACATTCCGCCCGGTCAAATTTAAAAAAGCTTTTCCCGAGTGGCATGAAGTGTATGAAAAAGAAAAGAAGGAAAAATAA
- the ggt gene encoding gamma-glutamyltransferase, whose amino-acid sequence MTIDHIWKNQKNHLHKQRAHGSKGMTASATEESSLIGVDVLAKGGNAMDALVAMQFALAVSEPFNTGLAASGFILYYDAETKKTSVVNGHSISPKEAHKNVFVDEHQDVIPFLKRSTPGTAVAVPGILRGIEKALNEFGTMSWQDVIAPAVDLSEKGVRVNSTWNTGLQRFSDRLGEKAKDFFYPNGVPLTEGEIVVNEDLTKTLKILQEHGADAFYQGEIADKIVQTVQEFDGFMEKDDLAAYEATVSEAITGTYKGYTVTVPAPPNGGGFALLYMLKLLEKLDIGQYGLRSWEKYYLLAEVMRIMTADKLAFMGDPAFYDIPLNGLLTEEYLEERLKLVNFKFRNEDVTEGNPWPYDDKEPHHKNASTTDPGPDTTHFIAVDEKGNIAACTSSLEHFFGSGIMVPGCGFLLNNDMTDFDPDPAGLNSVEPGKYPVSMKTPTIVFKDGEPILTLGSPGGPTIPASVLQTMIHVLDFGLDLKEAIEEPRIYNGTGPLIWQEEGIPEEAKQTLESMNYQFDSIALSIGNVQAILLNPKTGERIGSSDSSRPGIPASQDPE is encoded by the coding sequence ATGACAATAGATCACATTTGGAAAAATCAAAAAAACCATCTGCACAAGCAGCGCGCTCACGGATCAAAAGGAATGACAGCGAGCGCTACCGAAGAATCGTCCCTTATTGGCGTAGATGTGTTAGCGAAAGGCGGGAACGCCATGGATGCCCTGGTGGCTATGCAGTTCGCTTTGGCCGTATCTGAACCGTTTAACACAGGGCTTGCAGCCAGCGGCTTTATTCTTTATTACGATGCCGAAACGAAAAAAACGTCCGTTGTAAACGGACACTCGATTTCGCCGAAAGAAGCGCATAAAAATGTTTTCGTAGATGAGCATCAGGATGTGATTCCATTTTTAAAGCGCTCCACCCCTGGTACGGCTGTAGCGGTTCCCGGCATTTTAAGAGGAATAGAAAAAGCGTTAAATGAATTTGGAACCATGTCCTGGCAGGATGTAATTGCCCCAGCCGTTGATTTGTCCGAAAAAGGAGTCCGTGTGAATTCAACCTGGAATACAGGGCTGCAGCGCTTCAGCGACCGGCTTGGAGAGAAAGCGAAAGACTTTTTTTATCCAAACGGCGTGCCGCTTACTGAAGGGGAAATTGTCGTGAACGAAGACTTAACGAAAACACTTAAAATTCTGCAAGAGCACGGAGCAGATGCTTTTTACCAAGGGGAAATTGCCGATAAAATTGTCCAAACCGTTCAAGAGTTTGACGGTTTTATGGAAAAAGACGACTTGGCCGCTTATGAAGCAACTGTGTCTGAAGCGATCACCGGTACTTATAAGGGTTATACGGTTACGGTTCCTGCTCCGCCAAATGGCGGCGGCTTTGCTCTTCTTTATATGCTTAAACTGCTTGAAAAGCTGGATATCGGCCAATATGGCCTTCGTTCGTGGGAAAAATATTATCTTCTTGCTGAAGTGATGCGCATTATGACGGCTGATAAGCTTGCGTTCATGGGTGATCCTGCTTTTTACGATATCCCATTAAACGGCCTGTTAACAGAGGAATATTTAGAGGAGCGGTTGAAGCTGGTAAACTTTAAATTCCGGAATGAAGATGTAACGGAGGGCAATCCGTGGCCGTATGATGACAAAGAACCCCATCATAAAAACGCCAGCACGACAGATCCCGGACCGGATACCACTCATTTTATTGCTGTAGATGAAAAAGGCAACATCGCTGCCTGTACTTCTTCGTTAGAGCACTTCTTCGGCTCTGGTATTATGGTGCCCGGCTGCGGATTTTTATTAAATAATGATATGACTGATTTTGATCCGGATCCAGCCGGTTTAAATTCCGTTGAACCTGGCAAATATCCGGTCAGCATGAAGACGCCGACGATTGTTTTTAAGGACGGCGAACCGATTTTAACACTTGGCTCACCCGGCGGGCCAACCATTCCAGCATCCGTTTTACAGACGATGATCCATGTGCTTGATTTTGGCCTTGATTTAAAAGAAGCGATTGAAGAACCCCGCATTTATAACGGTACAGGACCGCTTATTTGGCAGGAAGAAGGCATCCCGGAAGAAGCAAAACAGACGCTTGA